From one Brevinematia bacterium genomic stretch:
- the recA gene encoding recombinase RecA, with protein MQDEKENKKKALLEAISRIKKNYGESSVMILGDEKPIEKVGVISTGSIMIDRITGVGGIPRGRIIEVYGHEASGKTTICLHIIAEAQKEGGIAAFIDAEHALDPAYAEAIGVKIKDLVISQPESGEQALNIAENLIRSNAVDVIVVDSVAALVPKVEIDGDVGEQTIGVQARLMSQAMRKLASVSAKHNTAIVFTNQLRMKISTGFTYGGPQETTTGGTALKYYASMRIETRKIESLKKGEEIVGMTCRVKIAKNKVAIPFKFADIAIYYGKGISKPYEILTVGSELEIIKKSGNWYYYKDEKLGNGIDQAIATLEQKQDLAKTLEILIREKIGLPIPQYLK; from the coding sequence ATGCAAGACGAAAAGGAGAACAAGAAGAAAGCCCTTTTGGAAGCTATAAGCAGAATCAAGAAGAATTATGGAGAGAGTTCGGTGATGATTCTAGGTGACGAAAAACCTATTGAGAAAGTGGGGGTGATCTCAACAGGTTCTATAATGATTGATAGGATAACTGGTGTGGGGGGAATACCGAGAGGAAGGATAATTGAGGTTTACGGACATGAAGCTTCTGGTAAAACTACCATATGTTTGCACATAATAGCAGAGGCTCAGAAAGAGGGAGGTATTGCAGCTTTCATTGATGCTGAACATGCGTTAGATCCAGCTTATGCAGAAGCAATAGGTGTGAAGATAAAGGATCTAGTTATTTCTCAGCCTGAATCCGGAGAACAAGCTCTGAACATCGCAGAGAACTTAATAAGAAGTAACGCTGTTGATGTGATAGTTGTTGACTCCGTTGCTGCACTGGTGCCAAAGGTAGAAATAGATGGAGACGTTGGTGAACAAACTATAGGAGTGCAAGCAAGGCTAATGAGTCAGGCTATGCGTAAGCTCGCTTCTGTCTCTGCTAAACACAATACCGCCATCGTCTTCACAAATCAACTAAGAATGAAAATCTCAACAGGTTTTACCTACGGAGGACCTCAAGAAACCACCACCGGTGGCACTGCCCTAAAATACTACGCATCAATGAGAATAGAAACAAGGAAAATAGAAAGCCTAAAGAAGGGTGAAGAAATTGTAGGAATGACCTGTAGAGTAAAAATAGCCAAAAACAAAGTAGCAATCCCCTTCAAGTTCGCCGATATTGCTATATACTACGGCAAAGGAATATCAAAACCCTATGAAATCCTCACAGTAGGATCAGAACTAGAGATTATCAAAAAAAGCGGTAACTGGTATTATTACAAAGATGAAAAGCTAGGAAATGGCATAGATCAAGCTATAGCTACACTAGAACAAAAACAAGATCTGGCAAAAACCTTGGAAATCCTAATAAGAGAAAAAATAGGACTTCCTATACCACAATACCTAAAATGA
- a CDS encoding rhodanese-like domain-containing protein encodes MKKIQVDIVIDLRAPEEFEKDKGFYHSLGVEAINLDFFKAPKEIESFDKEKSYFVVCNSGVFSEIISKLMLSKGFKNVKDFKGGIEEFRKMLDENQ; translated from the coding sequence ATGAAGAAGATTCAGGTAGACATAGTGATAGACCTAAGAGCACCCGAAGAGTTTGAAAAAGATAAAGGATTTTACCATTCCCTAGGTGTAGAAGCAATCAATCTTGACTTCTTCAAAGCTCCTAAGGAGATAGAAAGCTTTGACAAAGAAAAATCTTATTTTGTGGTTTGTAATAGCGGAGTGTTTAGCGAGATAATCTCTAAACTAATGCTCTCAAAGGGGTTTAAAAATGTTAAAGATTTTAAAGGAGGAATAGAAGAGTTTAGGAAGATGCTAGATGAAAATCAATAA
- a CDS encoding iron ABC transporter permease, with amino-acid sequence MKINKRKVLGRVVLYASILSLGLLVSILSFEFGTTNVSFIRSLIFGVEEKTDLQILRIRVLQSFAVLLTGIALAISGFILQRIMRNNLVDPGITGVLSGSALGVTIFSVLSIDTITNFSMMRIAFSLIFGLLAGTVVMLISAVSKDSLKVVIFGVMLNSFLSGTIVLIQSFLNPYKLQQTFSFLLGSVVIPSNQFAIICGVIVLASAIGLIFFSKKLDIISLGDIDAHVLGINIRLWRSVFLVFTILLSSTAVSLSGVVGFVGFVIPNIVSLLFHRLSFLDTKDGIILSGIIGGTFLQACFVVSRILLPMYELPIGIITGLIGAPIFWLVLLKMSLSK; translated from the coding sequence ATGAAAATCAATAAGAGAAAAGTATTAGGAAGAGTAGTCCTTTACGCATCTATCCTCAGCTTAGGCTTACTAGTATCAATTCTCTCATTTGAATTTGGCACCACCAACGTAAGTTTCATAAGATCACTTATTTTCGGAGTGGAAGAGAAAACAGATCTGCAGATACTGAGAATAAGAGTCTTACAGTCTTTTGCCGTACTACTGACAGGAATAGCCTTAGCAATCTCAGGATTTATTTTACAAAGAATTATGAGGAATAATTTGGTTGACCCTGGGATAACTGGAGTTCTATCTGGTAGTGCCTTGGGAGTAACTATCTTCTCAGTTCTAAGTATTGATACCATAACAAACTTCTCAATGATGAGGATAGCATTTTCTTTAATATTTGGCCTTCTAGCAGGAACTGTAGTAATGCTGATCTCGGCAGTTAGCAAAGATTCCCTAAAAGTCGTAATATTCGGAGTAATGCTAAATTCCTTCCTATCGGGCACTATAGTTCTAATCCAATCTTTTCTAAATCCTTATAAATTGCAACAGACATTCTCGTTCTTACTGGGTAGTGTAGTTATCCCTAGTAACCAATTTGCTATCATATGTGGGGTAATTGTTCTAGCTTCAGCTATTGGATTGATCTTTTTTTCTAAAAAGCTTGATATTATTTCTTTAGGAGATATAGACGCCCATGTTTTAGGTATAAACATTAGATTGTGGAGAAGCGTATTTCTAGTTTTTACAATACTTCTATCTTCTACCGCCGTTTCTCTTTCTGGAGTAGTAGGCTTTGTTGGGTTTGTGATTCCAAACATCGTTTCACTCCTTTTCCACAGGCTATCCTTTCTAGATACAAAAGATGGTATCATACTCTCTGGTATCATCGGGGGAACCTTTCTCCAAGCCTGCTTTGTAGTTTCAAGAATTCTTTTGCCAATGTACGAACTGCCAATAGGCATTATAACAGGATTAATAGGAGCTCCAATATTCTGGTTAGTCCTGCTTAAAATGAGTTTGAGTAAATGA